A region from the Hippoglossus hippoglossus isolate fHipHip1 chromosome 18, fHipHip1.pri, whole genome shotgun sequence genome encodes:
- the si:ch73-335l21.2 gene encoding uncharacterized protein si:ch73-335l21.2 has translation MTGDVVPVSQQAGPAAASAPTPGEPMDVECPICYQEYNQYNKCPRMLECHHVFCTECLQRIQLSRFEPPDPRIPPAVPCPLCRHLTPLESGDPLSLPSNSRILARLPPLAFRMPVTMATRLATVTQRVVVSLEGENRDTRFIILPTVSLRVQQMHPDRPYGTAPGLVGEDEVIEQSKKTLFCVQLLAVIFWVLFVFTCVVGVVFGPHFLNKKL, from the coding sequence ATGACAGGGGATGTTGTCCCAGTATCCCAGCAGGCCGGCccagctgctgcatctgcacCCACCCCTGGGGAGCCCATGGATGTGGAGTGTCCCATCTGCTACCAGGAGTACAACCAGTACAACAAATGTCCCCGCATGCTGGAGTGCCACCACGTATTTTGCACCGAGTGCCTCCAGAGGATCCAGCTCAGCCGTTTCGAGCCACCGGACCCCCGCATCCCACCAGCCGTCCCCTGCCCCTTGTGCCGCCACCTCACCCCTCTAGAATCCGGGGATCCCCTCTCCTTACCCTCCAACTCTCGCATCCTGGCCAGGCTGCCCCCCTTGGCCTTCCGCATGCCTGTGACCATGGCGACCCGCCTGGCCACGGTCACCCAGAGAGTGGTGGTCTCCCTGGAGGGCGAGAACAGGGACACCCGCTTCATCATCCTACCCACTGTGAGCCTGCGGGTGCAGCAGATGCACCCGGACAGGCCGTACGGCACGGCACCAGGCCTGGTGGGCGAGGACGAGGTCATAGAGCAGAGCAAGAAGACCCTGttctgtgtgcagctgctggCTGTCATCTTCTGGGTGCTGTTTGTCTTCACCTGCGTGGTCGGGGTGGTGTTTGGGCCACATTTCTTAAACAAGAAACTTTAA
- the dvl2 gene encoding segment polarity protein dishevelled homolog DVL-2 yields the protein MAETKIIYHIDEEETPYLVKIPIAAENITLLDFKQVLNKPNYKFFFKSMDQDFGVVKEEISDDSAKLPCFNGRVVSWLVSSDTPAAEPPVAVVPPVETTTQPSPPPPPLPPPPVERTGGIGDSRPPSFHPNATGSVETLDDQTETESVVSFRRERPRHREGMEQHGPRLNGQSRLERHLAGYESSSTVMSSELETTSFCDSEDDDTMSRFSSATEQSTASRLLKRHRRRRKQRPPRLERASSFSSVTDSTMSLNIITVTLNMEKYNFLGISIVGQSNERGDGGIYIGSIMKGGAVAADGRIEPGDMLLQVNDINFENMSNDDAVRVLREIVHKPGPIILTVAKCWDPSPQGYFTLPRNEPIRPIDPAAWVSHSVAMTGAYPPYPGSSSLSTITSSSSVTETERFDDFNLSLHSDMASVAKAMASPESGLEVRDRMWLKITIPNAFLGSDVVEWLFHHIEGFQDRREARKYASNLLKAGFIRHTVNKITFSEQCYYVFGDLSDCENYMANLSLNDNDGSSGASDQDTLAPLPLPGASPWPMMHTFPYQPYPTHPYSSQPPPYHELTSYSYAPGSTGSQHSEGSRSSGSNRSEGERRRNNKGPGSTVGGGEKSPSGGVGEGGGGADSRSGSGSESEYSTRSSLRRGHSAAPSEHSHASSQRSHHHRIPQPPHMSPYPPGILPYNPMMVMMVPQHPHAAMAAAHALPHAQQMPTAMHPALPMLPSSTPGGPPGAPPTRDLGSVPPELTASRQSFHLAMGNPSEFFVDVM from the exons ATGGCggaaaccaaaatcatttaTCACATCGACGAGGAGGAGACGCCGTATTTGGTGAAGATACCCATCGCTGCCGAAAATATCACTTTGCTGGATTTTAAGCAGGTCCTGAACAAGCCCAACTACAAATTCTTCTTCAAGTCCATGGACCAGGACTTCGG GGTGGTGAAAGAAGAGATTTCTGATGACAGTGCCAAGTTGCCATGTTTCAACGGCAGAGTGGTGTCATGG ttggTATCTTCCGAcactccagcagcagagcctcCAGTGGCAGTGGTCCCCCCTGTGGAAACGACTACCCAGCCGTCGCCCCCTCCTCCGCCCCTGCCTCCCCCACCTGTAGAGAGGACAGGGGGCATCGGGGATTCCAGACCGCCCTCCTTCCA tcCCAACGCCACCGGCAGCGTGGAGACTTTGGACGACCAGACCGAAACTGAGTCTGTAGTTTCTTTTAGGAGAGAGAGACCTCGCCACAGAGAGGGCATGGAGCAACACG GGCCTCGTTTGAATGGCCAGAGTCGTCTGGAGCGCCATCTGGCAGGGTACGAGAGCTCCAGCACGGTGATGAGCAGCGAGCTGGAAACGACCAGCTTCTGTGACTCTGAGGACGACGACACCATGAGCAG GTTCAGTAGTGCAACAGAGCAGAGCACAGCCTCCAGGCTTCTCAAGCGGCACCGTCGACGCAGGAAACAGCGCCCTCCACGCCTGGAGAGG GCCTCCTCCTTCAGCAGCGTGACAGACTCCACCATGTCCTTGAACATCATCACCGTCACTCTCAACATGG AGAAGTACAACTTCTTGGGCATCAGTATTGTGGGTCAGAGCAATGAAAGAGGTGACGGAGGCATCTACATTGGCTCCATCATGAAGGGAGGAGCGGTGGCTGCAGACGGACGCATTGAACCTGGTgacatgctgctgcag GTGAACGACATTAACTTTGAAAACATGAGTAACGACGATGCGGTACGAGTGCTGAGAGAGATCGTACACAAGCCTGG ACCCATCATCCTCACAGTGGCTAAGTGCTGGGACCCCTCTCCTCAGGGCTACTTCACTCTGCCTCGCA ATGAACCGATCCGACCCATCGACCCAGCAGCGTGGGTCAGCCATTCTGTGGCTATGACCGGGGCCTACCCTCCCTACCCAGGCAGCTCCTCCCTCAGCaccatcacttcctcctcctccgtcactGAGACTGAAC gtTTTGACGACTTCAACTTATCACTACACTCTGACATGGCTTCGGTTGCGAAGGCCATGGCCTCCCCGGAGTCCGGTCTGGAGGTCCGGGACCGCATGTGGCTAAAGATCACCATCCCCAATGCTTTCCTCg GCTCAGACGTGGTGGAGTGGCTGTTCCATCACATCGAGGGATTCCAGGACCGCCGTGAAGCCAGGAAGTACGCCAGCAACCTTCTGAAGGCTGGCTTCATTCGACACACCGTCAACAAGATCACTTTCTCTGAACAGTGCTACTACGTGTTCGGAGACTTGAGCGACTGTGAGAACT ACATGGCCAATCTGTCGCTGAACGACAATGATGGCTCCAGCGGGGCTTCAGACCAGGACACTTTGGCCCCCTTGCCCCTCCCTGGGGCCTCCCCGTGGCCCATGATGCACACCTTCCCCTATCAGCCCTACCCTACACATCCCTACTCGAGCCAGCCGCCTCCTTACCACGAGCTCACCAGCTACAGCTACGCCCCCGGCAGCACCGGCAGCCAGCACAGTGAAG GGAGCCGAAGCAGTGGATCGAATAGAAGCGAAGGCGAGCGACGTCGTAACAATAAAGGTCCCGGCAGCACTGTGGGTGGAGGGGAGAAATCTCCCTCTGGCGGTGTCGGAGAAGGTGGTGGCGGGGCCGACTCGCGCTCAGGCAGCGGCAGCGAATCCGAGTACTCCACCCGCAGCAGCCTGCGGCGAGGCCACAGTGCTGCGCCCAGTGAGCACAGCCACGCCTCCTCCCAGCGCTCGCATCATCACCGTatcccccaacccccccacaTGTCTCCATACCCGCCGGGCATCCTGCCCTACAACCccatgatggtgatgatggtgccGCAGCACCCGCACGCGGCCATGGCAGCCGCTCACGCTCTCCCTCACGCGCAGCAAATGCCCACAGCCATGCACCCAGCTTTACCTATGCTCCCTTCCTCCACTCCGGGGGGACCTCCCGGCGCCCCGCCCACCCGTGACCTCGGCTCGGTACCGCCAGAGCTGACGGCATCACGCCAGTCATTCCATCTGGCCATGGGCAACCCCAGCGAGTTCTTTGTGGATGTCATGTAG